GGCTAATTTGACCGTTATTGCTTTCCGAACTTCGTTCTCATCTAGCTTCTCAACTATTACTTTGTCCCCTATCTTTACACCTGCGTTTTGCCTAGAGAATTTGTCTAGTCTGATAATGCCTAGTCCACGATCTTTCTCGTATCCCTCAACAGCTCTAATAACGGTTTTCTTTCTTCCCTCAACAACTAGGATGTCACCGTTTATTATTCCATATCTCTCCATAATTGCTGGATCAACTCTTGCTATTCCCTTACCCACATCTCTTGGTTCACTCTCAAGAACTCTTAGCGTAATTTTTATTTTGCCGGGTTTATTGCTTGATGTCGATAAGCTCATAGCTGAAGCACCATGTGTTCGCAGCTAACTACTAATCCTATTAATCCTACTATCAATATACCCTTAAATAGTGTTGGATAGATTGTTTTTACAGCTACGTTATGATAACTTATATAGGATGGATAGGAGATGAACAAATAAATATGATCTCATCACGATTATAATGGGTTTGCTGTTCAAAAACATTAATGCTAGGTAATTCTATGTACAGCTTCTACTTCTACCTGGCTTACTCCTTCAACATTCATAACAGTATTTTCCAGTGGTTCTGTTCCGCCCTCTGTTTTCTCGGGCATGAATATGTATAGTCTTAATGCTTTTAATCCGAAAGCTATTGGTTCTATATCGTATCCTTTTATCTCGTATCCTTCTGGAAGTGCTTTCCGTATTCTCTCCTTCAACTCCTCTAGTTCAATATTTATATCTTCTGGTAAAATTTTCAATAATACCAGTACTTTAGCCATACATAGCTCACCTCATGGACCGCGGAAGCCACAGTTTGGACAAACATAGGGGACTGATAGTTTTCTGCACTTCTTACATCTACGAATTATTACTTGGCCACAGTTTGGACATAGAAACTCTGTTCCATGCTCATGTGGAGGAATAACTCTATGGCAACTGCTACAAACCGGGGGGCTGGCTGCTTCAAGCATCGATATATTGCTTGACAAACTATATTTTGACGCCATAAACACTCACCATATTAGCTAGTCAATATTCTAAATCCCCTAATGCTATACCATACAACGTGGATAGGTGCTTAAAAATATTCCCGTGGGAGGCGACGTTTTTGTTGAAGAACATGGAGTATAAACAAGTAATAATTGTGAGAACAGATATTAAGATAAGCAAGGGAAAACTAGCTGTACAAGTAGCTCATGCAGCAGTCTCAGCAGCTTTCGAAGCATATAAGAAGAAGAGGGAATGGTTCCTAGAATGGTGGGCTACTGGCCAGAAAAAAATAGTTGTTAAGGGGGGAGATGAAAAAGATTTATTGAAATATGCTGAAATAGCGAAGAAGAAAGATTTACCTGTAGCGATAATAAAGGATGCTGGATTAACAGAACTCCCTCCAAACACATTAACAGCTGTGGGAATAGGCCCCGGCCCCTCTAGGAAAATCGATGAAATAACCGGTGATCTAAAATTACTCTAGAAACACCTCCCTGTAAAGAATTCATATATGTTCACCCATTAGATTATGTTTCAGCTACAAAATACTACCTAACATGTGCCAAGTTAGATACAAAATACTATCCATCAACAGAAACCTTTATAGTAGAAGAAATAATTGATTGGAAAAAACTAGGTTTTTCAAAAGAAAACGGTGACTATGCTGTTTTTGAAATAAGAAAAAGAAACATAGATACATTGAAAGCTATAAGAATAATTGCAAAAGATCTGGGTATACCTGAACAAAACATATTATTCCTGGGATTTAAGGATAGAGATTCTAGATCTAAACAGTTCTTTTTCATCAGGAAAAACATCATATATGATCATCTAGTCTATGAGAAAGTAATGCATAGAGATTTAGAATACGAG
This is a stretch of genomic DNA from Staphylothermus hellenicus DSM 12710. It encodes these proteins:
- a CDS encoding elongation factor 1-beta codes for the protein MAKVLVLLKILPEDINIELEELKERIRKALPEGYEIKGYDIEPIAFGLKALRLYIFMPEKTEGGTEPLENTVMNVEGVSQVEVEAVHRIT
- a CDS encoding zinc finger domain-containing protein, yielding MASKYSLSSNISMLEAASPPVCSSCHRVIPPHEHGTEFLCPNCGQVIIRRCKKCRKLSVPYVCPNCGFRGP
- the pth2 gene encoding peptidyl-tRNA hydrolase Pth2, which codes for MEYKQVIIVRTDIKISKGKLAVQVAHAAVSAAFEAYKKKREWFLEWWATGQKKIVVKGGDEKDLLKYAEIAKKKDLPVAIIKDAGLTELPPNTLTAVGIGPGPSRKIDEITGDLKLL